Proteins encoded by one window of Anopheles maculipalpis chromosome 2RL, idAnoMacuDA_375_x, whole genome shotgun sequence:
- the LOC126556309 gene encoding 60S ribosomal protein L10a, which produces MASKVSRDILYECVNEVLKGSETKRRKFLETVELQIGLKNYDPQKDKRFSGTVKLKYIPRPKMQVCVLGDQQHCDEAKANDIPFMDAEALKKLNKNKKLVKKLAKKYDAFLASESLIKQIPRLLGPGLNKAGKFPGLLGHGESMVQKIDEVKATIKFQMKKVLCLSVAVGHVKMSTDELAQNVHLSINFLVSLLKKHWQNVRSLHIKSSMGQAQRLY; this is translated from the exons ATGGC GTCCAAAGTGTCCCGTGACATTCTCTATGAATGCGTCAACGAAGTTCTGAAGGGCTCGGAAACGAAGCGCCGCAAGTTTCTGGAAACGGTGGAACTCCAGATCGGCCTGAAGAACTACGATCCCCAGAAGGACAAGCGTTTCTCCGGCACCGTCAA GCTAAAGTACATTCCGCGCCCGAAGATGCAGGTGTGTGTGCTCGGTGACCAGCAGCATTGCGATGAAGCCAAGGCCAACGATATCCCGTTCATGGATGCTGAAGCCCTGAAAAAGctgaacaagaacaagaagctGGTAAAGAAGCTAGCCAAGAAGTACGACGCTTTCCTGGCATCCGAGTCGCTGATCAAGCAGATCCCGCGTCTGCTCGGTCCCGGTCTAAACAAGGCCGGCAAGTTCCCGGGTCTGCTCGGCCACGGTGAATCGATGGTGCAGAAGATCGACGAAGTGAAGGCCACTATCAAGTTCCAGATGAAGAAGGTCCTGTGTCTGTCGGTTGCCGTCGGTCACGTCAAGATGTCCACCGATGAGCTGGCACAGAATGTGCATTTGTCCATCAACTTCCTGGTGTCGCTGCTGAAGAAGCACTGGCAGAACGTGCGCTCGCTGCACATCAAGTCGTCCATGGGTCAGGCTCAGCGACTGTACTAA
- the LOC126568806 gene encoding GPI inositol-deacylase has translation MIFRLFILLPVLVVALFLYGAIVNIGYIEENRCRMTYMFEHPQYTRLPVQGNERFPKYGLYAYSEGFITQRVQQRIFTGAPVLFVPGSGGSYKQVRSLASVALRKGIDNNWQAHLDYFSVDLNEELSGVYGGFLQDQTEFLELCVQEIVRLYGARGRSTRMFIIGHSVGGKLAQAVVAHGTGTRGSIDRHVAGIVTLSAPVDKPVALLDHYHHNFYDRIEQAWRANRSVTGGFESSSRKLSLDGILFLTIGGGIRDIIVHDGLTSSRYADLHAMTHNIPNVWLSVDHLCAMWCLQFVLVMNRFLFSMVVPQGRGSFGFVDRKQIQLEKAIRFLAQPYTSILDDDDDEMGNSAMLKGQEFLIQHHPEQEDWIEDIRRSFTERYRAGLDRTRVQMIRLVPDKPIHRFLRVEVINSEQSHWLSGCSAVEVYGNSRMCQKAVSLANYTLPVPSSKFDRYGALLDLNELKSRYPSWTHVLVKIPRTMKPVQFSVDIFNPDERVINLTMPYWFDHRLHTILQDASPDDSFYRINILGMKHTYQTIALDLTAMACGGVKGTVVVKVHVPWATGYDRYAFHEDLNQTTVYIYPPIEKPPEGENEEQEVPIQLDVHLTPGCKYRIRYAQSFRVSIARIVQQHLVLLPAHCIGLLLLAFKEQLSQTAPDDPTFVVGKLRSSLSKPGPLVMLLATTSFIAKFLTLFKSIPRVEMLTTPLIVTILIHLASLGLLIIATLALWGSIAFCANFAHKIILRLIALPIPVMSSTFLSCIHKFPLAIAVLLIAIALTACGGVSLLCAAAVYFVLLSKAYEDYLENFVFHTARKIAARLFGAREQTDRRDSKKRHRRRPANETGDELMVINFHLPLFLLVILLALLNVPSVITWAKNYHYANTLQPDPSLVPALIVLVCLAVLWQLNTPRNVYGYELLAALLVIVAFVSVLYCQVHVYRLNYLIGLVFLAITVHQIIAPKRRELVAEEKEQEEIEQQMEEENKEAN, from the coding sequence ATGATTTTCCGTTTGTTCATATTGCTACCGGTGTTGGTGGTTGCACTATTCCTTTACGGTGCAATCGTAAACATCGGCTACATCGAGGAGAATCGTTGCCGTATGACCTACATGTTTGAACATCCGCAGTACACCCGGCTTCCGGTGCAGGGTAACGAACGGTTCCCGAAGTATGGACTGTACGCGTACTCGGAGGGTTTCATCACGCAGCGTGTCCAGCAGCGCATCTTTACCGGTGCACCGGTACTCTTCGTGCCCGGAAGTGGTGGTTCGTACAAGCAGGTGCGCTCCCTTGCTTCGGTAGCACTGCGGAAAGGAATCGACAACAATTGGCAAGCGCATTTGGACTATTTTAGCGTTGATCTGAATGAAGAACTGTCCGGCGTGTATGGTGGGTTTTTGCAGGATCAAACGGAATTTCTCGAACTGTGCGTACAAGAGATTGTCCGGCTGTATGGTGCACGGGGTCGTTCCACTCGCATGTTTATTATCGGTCATTCGGTTGGTGGAAAACTTGCTCAGGCAGTCGTTGCTCACGGAACGGGAACACGTGGAAGTATCGATCGACATGTGGCGGGTATAGTAACGTTATCGGCACCAGTCGATAAGCCGGTCGCACTGCTGGACCATTATCATCACAATTTCTACGACCGTATCGAGCAAGCATGGAGAGCAAACAGATCCGTAACGGGGGGATTCGAATCATCCTCACGAAAGTTATCGCTGGATGGGATCCTTTTCCTCACGATCGGTGGCGGAATTCGCGATATCATTGTGCACGACGGACTGACCTCTTCGCGTTACGCCGATTTGCACGCCATGACGCACAACATTCCCAACGTGTGGCTTTCGGTTGATCATCTGTGTGCGATGTGGTGCCTACAGTTTGTGCTCGTTATGAATCGTTTCCTGTTCAGTATGGTTGTACCGCAAGGGCGCGGTAGCTTTGGATTCGTCGACAGGAAACAGATCCAGCTGGAGAAAGCGATACGTTTTCTAGCCCAACCGTATACCAGCATATtagacgatgatgacgacgaaaTGGGAAATTCTGCAATGCTTAAAGGACAAGAATTTCTGATACAACATCATCCGGAGCAGGAAGATTGGATCGAAGATATAAGACGCTCTTTTACCGAACGTTATCGTGCCGGATTGGATCGTACACGGGTTCAGATGATTCGTCTTGTACCGGACAAACCGATCCATCGATTCCTACGTGTAGAGGTTATTAATTCGGAACAAAGTCACTGGTTGTCTGGATGCTCGGCAGTAGAAGTTTACGGCAACTCTCGCATGTGCCAGAAGGCGGTTTCGCTCGCTAATTACACGTTGCCAGTTCCATCGTCTAAATTTGATCGTTACGGAGCGTTGCTAGATTTGAATGAGCTAAAAAGCCGTTATCCGTCATGGACGCACGTGTTGGTCAAGATACCGCGTACTATGAAACCGGTCCAGTTCAGTGTGGATATCTTTAATCCGGATGAACGTGTGATAAACCTTACCATGCCGTACTGGTTCGATCATCGCTTGCACACTATCCTGCAGGACGCATCACCGGACGATTCGTTTTATAGGATTAATATTCTCGGTATGAAGCACACTTATCAGACGATTGCTCTGGATCTAACGGCCATGGCGTGTGGTGGCGTTAAGGGCACCGTGGTCGTGAAAGTACACGTGCCATGGGCGACCGGATACGATCGCTACGCCTTTCACGAGGACTTAAATCAGACTACCGTATACATTTACCCACCGATTGAGAAGCCACCGGAAGGAGAAAACGAAGAACAGGAGGTGCCAATACAGCTAGACGTTCATCTTACACCCGGTTGCAAATATCGTATACGTTATGCTCAGTCGTTCCGTGTCAGTATTGCCCGTATTGTGCAGCAACATCTTGTGCTCCTGCCGGCACACTGCATCGGCCTATTGCTGCTCGCCTTTAAGGAACAACTTTCCCAAACGGCCCCCGATGATCCGACCTTCGTCGTCGGCAAGTTGCGCAGCTCGTTATCAAAACCCGGCCCACTAGTAATGTTGCTAGCGACTACTTCGTTCATTGCCAAGTTTCTTACCCTATTTAAATCTATTCCACGTGTTGAAATGCTAACCACCCCGTTGATTGTTACAATCCTTATCCATCTTGCCTCGCTCGGTCTACTCATTATAGCTACACTTGCTCTGTGGGGTTCAATCGCATTCTGTGCCAATTTTGCCCACAAAATAATCTTACGATTGATAGCCCTTCCGATACCGGTCATGTCGTCGACATTTTTGTCCTGCATCCACAAATTCCCGCTCGCCATTGCCGTACTACTGATTGCGATTGCACTGACTGCTTGCGGTGGTGTCAGTTTGTTGTGTGCAGCAGCCGTTTACTTTGTGCTGCTCTCGAAAGCGTACGAAGattatttggaaaattttgtatTTCATACGGCGCGCAAAATTGCCGCCCGCCTGTTCGGTGCACGGGAACAAACCGACCGCCGTGATAGTAAGAAGCGGCACCGCAGACGACCGGCCAACGAAACGGGCGACGAGCTGATGGTgatcaattttcatttgcccctgtttttgttggtgattTTGTTGGCCCTGCTAAATGTGCCAAGTGTTATTACTTGGGCCAAAAACTATCACTACGCAAACACGTTGCAACCGGATCCATCGTTAGTGCCGGCACTGATTGTGCTAGTGTGTTTGGCTGTTCTGTGGCAGCTAAACACGCCGCGAAACGTTTACGGGTACGAACTATTGGCTGCCTTGCTGGTTATAGTGGCCTTCGTATCGGTGCTGTATTGCCAAGTGCACGTATACCGACTTAACTATTTAATAGGATTAGTATTTCTCGCTATTACCGTACACCAAATAATTGCGCCAAAGCGACGCGAGCTGGTCGCCGAGGAGAAGGAGCAGGAAGAGATAGAGCAGCAGATGGAGGAGGAGAATAAGGAAGCAAATTAG